The sequence ggaatggttccgggtgaaatcggcattttaccggagtaccgggaggttaccggaaccccccggggggttaatgggcctacatgggccaagagggagaagaggaaggagccaggagggggccgcgcgcccctccccctcctagtccgaataggacaagggaaggggggcggcgccccccctttccttcccctcctcctcctctttcccccttctctcctactccaacttggaaatggggagtcctactcccggtgggagtaggactccccccttggcgcgcccccttaggccggcggcctcctcccccctggctcctttatatacgggggcggggggcaccccatagacacacaagttgatctacggatcgttccttagccgtgtgcggtgcccccttccaccatattccacctcggtcatatcgtcgcgaagcttaggcgaagccctgcgccggtagaacatcaacatcgtcaccacgccgtcgtgctgatggaactcatctccggagcctttgctggatcggagggccggagatcgtcatcgagctgaacgtgtgctgaactcggaggccccgtacgttcggtgcttggatcggtcggatcgtgaagacgtacgactacatcaaccgcgttgtgctaacgcttccgcttacggtctacgagggtacgtggacgaacactctcccctctcgttgctatatcatcaccatgatcttgcgtgtgcgtaggaaattttttgaaattactacgttccccaacaacttcaTCACCACcagtagcaacctctcgcccgcgcacgcgatgtacacgaagtagagggtttgaatcTTGCGGCCCAGCAcaagaaaaccaatctcgacgaaggtacttacgcgcaaaacaattttcaaaaagagaaatcgcaacacaaaggttttctaaagatccctacaaaacttgatacgggtgtctaacATGAAAAACACATCGTGTTTATTTCATAAAAAATAACCTCTAAATCAAAGGAAAAACAAACTTGTCCTACCAAAAGATAACAACCGACTTGATTTAATCTAAGGAAACAAAAATAACGATGACTTGTTTGGTTGGTGATGAGGCTTCTCGTGTAGTCTGCAGGTGGACCCCACCCGGTTCCTTTCAAAGAATGCAAATCTTTAATCTTCATGTACGTCACGGAGTACAATTCCTGATCGGGTGGCCGCACCTGATGGAACCTGTATTTGGTCAGGACTCTTTCCTGTATTGTAGCTACGTAATGGACAAATTTCCCATGCATGCACGTGACCTTGCTTATCTCTGTCGCATCAATGTTGCATGCAGATTCTTTTGTTTGCTCAATTCTAGTTCTACACGTTATTGGTTGCatgcatactccctccgtcccaaaattcttatcttagatttgtctagatacggatgtatctaacactaaaacgtaactagatacatcagtatgtagacaaatctaagacaagaattttgggacggaaggagtacatAACTTGGTAACATGTGGCTACCTCGTTCCTTGACGTGCATAATCTTGCTCTCATCAGTACAATGCAAATTAGCAATCTGGCTCGAGACAAAGTATTGTTCCGCATCTCCGTAGATGATAGGCAGGTACCTTGATATATATGGTGCATATACATCCTTAGGATAAGGTGAAATAACAGTAACGCCGGTAGTGACAGAGAACACGGTCGTATCAAGAGTCATCGCCCTATGATGAGTGGTTAACTGGTGATTGGTGTCCTTGGTAATGTCCAACAATGCACtctctctgtttctaaatataagtctttttatgaATTTCAATAAAAActatatacagatgtatatagacataattttagagtgcagattcactcattttgcttcatatgtagtccgcATTGAAATGTCCGAagagacttacatttaggaatggagggagtagattttATGGCATTCACTTATATTCTACAAATCAAATGTACGGTACAAGGTTGACTCAAAACACAAGGAGACCTAATAAACCCGGCCGGAGGTTACAGAGATTACAAATCCTCACAACTGACATGACAAAGTCTCTAATTTGGTCGTCTTTTTCTTCTGAAATTTGACCTGGGAATGAAATTACGATAGAATTAAGATATATCCTAATAACTCTAGTTGACAGGCATAGCATGGGCATGGCACCATCTATATATGGAGCAGTTCCACATATTGGTTAGAACTGGATGGATGGACCAGTACGCACTGCACGCCCGGCCGGTCTAGAATGATCAATGACCCCGCGATCATGCCCGGTCGATCAGAGAGTTAACTGTGGTAAAAGAAACACTTGTACTCCTCCAGTTGGTAGTGTGCCATCCATCACGAACTCCCGTTCCCTTGCGCTCCCATGCCATGATATATACCCATCGACACCCGCCACCAGCAGTCCACAGTCCACACGGGAGAGCGCACGACACCGCCCGGTACGTACGGCAGTCGGCAACCAAGGAGTCatgcagggcggcggcggagggatggaGGAGACAGCGGCGGCCAAGAACCGCAGCGGCGGTGTTGGTGAGGGCGCcgtcgtggaggtggaggtggaggaggggcCTCGGTTCCGGCGGGTGTGCGTGTTCTGCGGGAGCAGCTCCGGGAAGCGCAGCAGCTACCGCGACGCCGCCGTCGAGCTGGGCAGGGAGCTGGTACGTAATCGCTCGAGTTAATTGCACACGTTTTGTGCATGATGATTAGTTAGTTAGTTTGTTTGTTATTAAGCATGTTGCACATGCGTGTGGGCTGCAGGTTGCTCGTGGGATGGGTCTGGTGTACGGCGGGGGCAGCCTGGGGCTCATGGGGGAGGTCTCCGAGTCCGTCCACAAGGCCGGCGGCCACGTCATCGGGTGAGTCAGACACTTGCATTATTGTCCATCGCCTGGTTTCTTTTCTCTCTTTCGCTTCATTTACTAATAGTAGTACTGTAGCCACCTTTCTGTGGACACTGAAGTTTCTCCGACTGGCCTAATTAACAGTATCCATGTCCAATTAAGTTGCTCACGGCAATCGCGTTCTGCTTTTCTTTGATGTGCAGCGTCATACCCACCGCTCTCATGGGCAAGGAGGTACGATCGACGTCTGGACACCCGACCACAACCACAGGAACGATGCATGCATGTTAATTACATATTTTGCAGTATCCTTGGGGAGTAGCAGTAGCTTGTACTAGTACTAATTAAgtaatccatgcatgcatgcaaaatGGACTGATGTTAGATCACCGGGGAGACggtgggggaggtggtggcggtgtcGGGGATGCACGAGCGGAAGGCGGCCATGGCGCGCAAcgccgacgccttcatcgcgcTGCCCGGCGGCTACGGCACCCTGGACGAGCTGCTGGAGGTCATCACCTGGGCGCAGCTCGGCATCCACACCAAGCCAGTTAAGCTCATGAAATCACTGGTTTTAGCTGCTGCAGTTACTTACTTAGTTAGCTCTGCTAATGGCGGAATGGTGTAGGTGGGGCTGCTGAACGTGGAGGGGTACTACGACTTCCTGCTGGCCTTCATcgacaaggcggtggacgacggcttcATCCGGCCCGCCCACCTTCACATCTTCGTCAGCGCGTCCGACGCCAGGGACCTCGTCCGCAAGCTCGAGGTACGTACTGTTAaccgcaaaataaaaaaaatactgcaTGCATGACTAGCTAGCTGGGTCTCCGTTCGTTTCCCGTGTGCTGTGTCACGACGGCATCAGCGAGCTAGATAGCTGCCTCTACTCTTTGATTACTGATTAGTAGTCGtcctagctagctagcgtgtcgagctGAAAAGTTTCCACGATTGTTCAGTACGTAACGGTTGACGCTAATTCGTTTGGGTCGCAGGAGTACGTGGCGGTGGAGGAAGACGACCCGGCGGCGCCCAAGCTGCGGTGGGAGATCGGGAAGGTCGGCTACAACGCCACGCCCGCTGATCGATCTACACTTAATTAATTACGCTAGTCACCTACTCTCTCATTTTACCACGCTTTAGCTCCTGTCCGTATCTCTAGCTCGTCAGAGTTTTACCAATGTGAGCATGAATTATATATCACAAAAGGCTATTCCATTATAAAATAGAACAATTGAAATTTCTAATGGTATCATCATTGTAATAATCGCCGCAAAAGTAACCACTATTGTAATATTAGTATATAACTCCTATAATGTTCATCAAATCGTCTATCTAGGATACACGATGGCCTAATAAACCAGAAAAGAGGAAGCACTTAATCATTTTGTGTAGTACTATTGCTGTATAAGACCAATAGATTACTGGTCCGCTTGTGCTTAATCAATTAATTAGTTTAGCACTACCACTATTGCACGtacggcatgcatgcatgtacgAGCGCAGGAGCGGGGATGTTCCTCTTTGGTgttggtgcatgcatgcatgcatgcatcgcgATCGCGTGTTAAACGACGATCAGGTTCCAGTTTGTGCTTGCTAACAGTCGGACGGTTGGTTGGTTGACTCCTATTGGCTGACGTACGGAAATGTGTTCTGTATCTACTTTGATGATGTATATATACCTGGCTGGAACGGTGGTGTGCATGGTACATGCCATAACTAATCTTTTAAATATATGTCTAGCTTAATTCATGCAATTcagttattttctttctttttatttgacGGGGTATTTGTGCAGTGAATTAGTGTTTGCTAGTTTGACCTTGTACCAGCTTTCGATCCCGTTaggagactttcttccttttttgtcttctccatattaatcTCTACCGCCATATTTtgttccatccatagtgctatatccatggcttgcgctcatatattgcgtgggggttgaaagAGTTGAAGGgtattaaaaagtatgaaccaattgctcggcttgtcatcggggttgtaaatgataaatactttgtgttaagaagatggagcatgacaaggccatatgattttgtagggatagtgttctttagcatttttattttgattgtttgttggtatgcctaaGTATtgttgtctttatgtcaaattatagactattgatttgaatcattCAGATCTAAATGTTCGTTCCAtgaaagaaagattacatgatagacatgttaggttgcattccacattaaaaattatcttttttatcatttacctactcgaggacgagtaggaattaagcttggggatgcttgatatgtctccaaagtatctaaatttttttattgttccatgctattatagaatcaatcttggatgttttatatgcaattatatataaatttttgggaataacctattaacctagtgcctagtgccagttgctatttttttggctttttagaaaatcaataccaaatgaagtccaaacaaaGAAAAAACTTTGAATTAATTTTTTTCTGGGCCAGAAGGGGCCGTAGAAGGTTCGCAGAAGACCAGAAgagtcacgagggagcgacaaAGCTCGCTAGGTGCACCCCGGGGGTGCAAGCTTGTGGGCCTCTCGTGTCACcacttgacctaattccacctctataaattcccaaatattcccaatacatcagagatccacccaaaatacttttttcgccgCCACAAATTTCTGTTCTTccatgatcccatctggaggccttttctggtactctgccggaggggaatcgatcatggagggcttctacatcaacgttGTTGACcttcctatgatgtgtgagtagtttaccatagacctacatgtcctagctagtagctagatggttctcctcgatgttcttggaattctattcgatgtaatcttcttttgcggtgtttttgttgggatccgatgaatagtggatttatgatcagattattcatgaatattaattgagtcttctctagattcttttatgcatgattatcaTAACATTTTATTTCTCTCTGATCTgtcagtttagtttggccaactagatcaatttttcttgtaatgggagaggtgctttgtcatgggttcaaacttgcggtgctcaatcccattgatagaaagggagatgatacatatttgtattgttgcgattaaggataaaaagatagggtttattcatattgattgggtttactttgtctacatcatgtcatcttgcttaaggcatcaCTCTACTTTTATTAACTTactaataccctagatgcatgatggacagcggtcgatgggtggagcaATGGTAGTAGATGCATGAAGGAGACGGTCCACTTGTCACAGACGTTatttctatatacatgatcattgccatgaatatcgTGATAGCTacacacttttctatcaattgtccaacagtaatttttttactcaCCATACTTTATGTGCTTGagagagaagactctagtgaaaactatgccccctggtctacctttatcatatataaaatccaaaaatatcttgctgcaattttaaTGTCGTTATTTTATTTCCAATTTATCTATTTGCctaccactacgagatttgatacttgcaaataaacgccgaggggattgacaacacccttgtttgcgttgggtgcaagtacttGTTTTTGTGTCaaggtgctgctaacgaggttctgtgtggttctcctactggattggtaaccttcgttcttaactgagggaaatacgtatctctactgtactgcttcaCCCTTTCCTCTGCTAGACGATGAGTGACTCTTCATCTTCGCGTGGGCCAAAGAGGCCCATTTCATCCTTTTGTGGGGCGAAGAACGCTCTTCCTTCCTACAATGGCCGAAGAGTGAGTCTTCCTTCACCATGTGAACAAAGAGGCTATTGCCTACATTACCACACGCAAAATGACATCCCTTTGATCTGGAGCTCTCCTTGCTGAACCCTCGCGCCAACTCGACTGTATCATGACAAAAATCCATTCAGATGAAGAATAGTTTGAACTGTACATCATACAAAATGAATTCTGCCAATTAGCCTACACCGGCCGTCGCTAGCCCACATCACGCTCATTGAGAAATATTCCAAATACGTTCACACATCTACACGTCTAGATGTTGCCGACTTCATTAACATTGCCCCTTATCGTGTTTTATCACCGACCGTGCGCACTATGAATTCGAAAATTTCTCACCGAGCGCGATGTAGGTTGGCGATGGTCAGCGTAGATTGAAAGACGAAATTCGTCCTCCATAATCCATGGTTTAAGTTGTTCTTCATCTGAGTGGATTCTAGTAGTCGATGCGATCCTGGTGACGCGAAGGTTTGACTGAGAGGAGTTGTGGTGTATAGGACAGTGTGGATGTCCACTCTTTGTGCGTTGCGGGGTACAAAGACCCACTCTTGGGCTTTCCTGGGTACGAAGAATAATCTTCAATTCAAACAAGGACGAAAAGTGCCTCTTCGGCCCACGCGAGGACGAAGAGTCACTCTTCGGCCCAGCAGAGGACAACGGGGTGGATATTTGAAATTTACTAAATCCGAACTATAGTTTCGAAATttcataaaaaaataatacttTAAAAAAATCCGTGAAGCCCTCTTCTATCTTCTTTGTTTTAGTGTTTACAGGTTTGGTCCTTGTGATCTACGACATCCTTCATCAGCGATGGTTGCTGCTCTAGTGCGCTGGCCATATGGGGTTTTAGCACGCTGACTTCCTGACTATCTACTActacaaggtttgcccggctctattgagggaggggcgatgacggctgCGCGCCTTCGGTTGGCTCCAGTGCGTGCAATTGTCGCTCGGTGGTCCATAAatatggttgtaatttttattacctgcGTTGTTTTTTGTACTGCCATGATGGgaaatgaatagattgaaagttaaAAAAAAATCAACGAAGCCCCACTACCAAACAATAATCATGCATGCCCCCAAACCCCACTACTATGGAGAGGACCAAACCACATGCGTACGTTGTTTTTTGCACCGATTTTTTCCAACCAGGCCCGCCTGGCTCATTAGACTAATTAATGCAGTCTGGCTGAATTGCTGCAGACTATCAAACAACCCCTCTTTATTTTTGGCTGGCTGTGTGTG comes from Triticum aestivum cultivar Chinese Spring chromosome 5B, IWGSC CS RefSeq v2.1, whole genome shotgun sequence and encodes:
- the LOC123116784 gene encoding probable cytokinin riboside 5'-monophosphate phosphoribohydrolase LOGL9, with translation MTPRSCPVDQRVNCGKRNTCTPPVGSVPSITNSRSLALPCHDIYPSTPATSSPQSTRESARHRPVRTAVGNQGVMQGGGGGMEETAAAKNRSGGVGEGAVVEVEVEEGPRFRRVCVFCGSSSGKRSSYRDAAVELGRELVARGMGLVYGGGSLGLMGEVSESVHKAGGHVIGVIPTALMGKEITGETVGEVVAVSGMHERKAAMARNADAFIALPGGYGTLDELLEVITWAQLGIHTKPVGLLNVEGYYDFLLAFIDKAVDDGFIRPAHLHIFVSASDARDLVRKLEEYVAVEEDDPAAPKLRWEIGKVGYNATPADRSTLN